One Candidatus Scalindua japonica genomic region harbors:
- a CDS encoding type I polyketide synthase yields MNLKKKNEQGSSPSQPGYSSLPEYKTAGRSEESMHIKQIEDQIDIKLKSNLVSKNEDNSIEKNSKGPVTSKSDEQGFAIIGLSCRFPGASNADEFWYNLKDGVDSITEIPEGRWSEKDWFNPDKNSLNTSYTKWGGFLDNVDKFDPLFFNISPAEAEFIEPQQRIFLEEAWKTFEDAGYSLEVLNEKKCGVFVGAIGGDYVKRLSEAALSTSGQALMGTSSAILAARISYFLNLTGPAVTIETACSSSLVAIHQACQSLNTGESDLALAGGVTLMLTPLLHIMTSQVGMPSPEGRCKTFDKSASGIVSGEGCGVVLLKRYNDAVRDNDNIYAVIKGSGINQDGKTNGITAPNRLSQLGLQTGVYAKFKINPRTISYVEAHGTATPLGDPIEVEALTDSFFEYTPDKQFCAIGSVKTNIGHTGWAAGVAGVIKAVLCLKNKKLVPSLHYQQSNENIDFENSPFYVNTKLKDWTTDDSSLRMAAVNSFGISGTNAHMVIEEAPQRVAQYPEFKKPSYLICLSAKTMKALDQRLKDLQGYLQRISRVVSSVSEKSLLANMSYTLLSGRSHFNHRCAIVVKDLIHLKETLRGAIEQKSAKNVLRNSIVRQDRKQIALKKYGNQLIETLSVSNEEDYQSYQDNLLALADLYAQGYELAWEPLFKEGIHLRIPLPTYPFARERYWVPERPKLLLREMAVCPYCIHYWGATHLI; encoded by the coding sequence TTGAATTTAAAAAAGAAAAATGAACAAGGTTCTTCTCCTTCTCAGCCTGGTTATTCATCACTACCCGAATATAAAACAGCCGGAAGAAGTGAAGAGAGCATGCACATTAAACAAATAGAGGACCAAATAGATATAAAGTTAAAATCAAATCTTGTTTCGAAAAATGAGGATAATAGTATTGAGAAAAATAGTAAGGGGCCAGTTACTTCAAAGAGTGATGAGCAAGGTTTTGCTATTATTGGCTTATCATGCAGATTTCCAGGGGCAAGTAATGCTGATGAATTCTGGTATAATCTCAAAGATGGGGTAGATAGTATTACTGAAATTCCTGAAGGGCGTTGGAGTGAAAAAGATTGGTTTAACCCTGATAAAAACAGTTTAAATACATCATATACAAAGTGGGGTGGATTTCTAGATAATGTTGATAAATTTGATCCTTTGTTTTTTAATATTTCACCTGCTGAAGCTGAATTTATAGAACCACAACAAAGAATATTTTTAGAAGAAGCATGGAAGACATTTGAAGATGCCGGATATTCATTAGAGGTATTAAATGAAAAAAAATGTGGTGTTTTTGTAGGTGCTATTGGTGGTGATTATGTAAAAAGATTATCAGAAGCTGCTCTTTCTACTAGTGGTCAAGCATTAATGGGGACATCTTCTGCAATTTTAGCAGCCAGAATTTCGTATTTTTTAAATCTTACAGGTCCTGCCGTTACTATAGAAACCGCGTGTTCTTCATCACTTGTAGCAATTCATCAAGCTTGTCAAAGCCTCAATACTGGAGAAAGCGACTTGGCGCTTGCCGGAGGTGTTACATTGATGCTGACGCCTTTACTTCATATTATGACTAGCCAGGTGGGCATGCCATCACCGGAAGGACGTTGTAAGACTTTTGATAAATCTGCATCAGGTATTGTGTCTGGAGAAGGATGCGGTGTGGTTTTATTGAAAAGATACAATGATGCTGTACGTGATAATGACAATATTTATGCAGTTATAAAAGGGTCTGGAATAAATCAAGATGGTAAAACAAATGGAATAACAGCCCCTAACCGTCTGTCTCAATTAGGCTTACAGACGGGTGTTTATGCAAAATTCAAGATAAACCCGAGAACAATAAGCTATGTTGAAGCACACGGAACAGCAACTCCATTAGGTGACCCTATTGAAGTGGAAGCTTTAACAGATTCTTTTTTCGAATATACACCTGATAAACAGTTTTGTGCTATTGGGTCCGTTAAAACCAATATTGGTCATACTGGCTGGGCTGCTGGTGTAGCTGGTGTGATTAAGGCGGTTTTATGTCTCAAAAATAAAAAGCTTGTTCCTTCTTTGCATTATCAGCAATCTAATGAAAACATAGATTTCGAAAATAGCCCTTTTTATGTGAACACCAAACTAAAAGACTGGACAACGGATGACAGTAGCCTCAGAATGGCCGCAGTAAATTCATTCGGTATAAGTGGTACCAATGCTCATATGGTGATAGAAGAAGCCCCTCAGAGAGTGGCACAATATCCTGAGTTCAAAAAACCCTCTTATCTGATTTGTCTATCGGCTAAAACCATGAAAGCCTTAGATCAAAGACTAAAGGACTTGCAAGGGTATCTTCAAAGGATATCGAGAGTAGTGTCATCAGTATCAGAAAAATCATTGCTTGCCAACATGAGCTATACTTTGCTGTCAGGTCGTAGTCACTTTAATCACCGTTGTGCTATAGTTGTAAAAGATCTGATCCATCTTAAAGAGACATTACGGGGGGCGATTGAACAAAAGAGTGCAAAGAATGTACTAAGAAATAGTATAGTAAGACAAGATCGTAAGCAAATTGCTTTAAAGAAATATGGCAATCAATTAATAGAGACATTATCTGTTTCAAATGAAGAAGACTATCAAAGCTACCAGGATAATCTTCTTGCATTAGCTGATTTATATGCTCAAGGCTATGAATTGGCATGGGAACCGTTGTTTAAAGAAGGTATACACTTACGTATACCACTGCCCACCTATCCATTTGCCAGGGAGAGGTATTGGGTGCCTGAGAGGCCTAAGTTATTGCTGAGGGAAATGGCGGTGTGTCCGTATTGCATCCATTATTGGGGAGCAACACATCTGATTTAA
- a CDS encoding polyketide synthase, with amino-acid sequence MGEQIILAHKVVRYREVEDGIVIIEMLDKEHRNMFSENLIKGLISCFSRVRDNSNIKVVLLTGYDNYFCSGGTKEELLKIYTGELNFNDLDFFHLALDCDVPVVSAMQGHGIGGGLVFGMYADIIVMGRESVYSANFMKYGFTPGLGATLILPERLGTSLAHEMMLSAKNYQGGELEQRGIPFKVVPRKEVFTIAMQMSKELADKPRTSLIAMKKHLTQHLRARLPETIREELKMHELTFHQPEVKSRIEELFG; translated from the coding sequence GTGGGAGAGCAAATCATCTTAGCACATAAAGTAGTAAGATATAGAGAGGTAGAAGACGGTATTGTCATCATTGAAATGTTGGACAAAGAACATCGTAATATGTTCTCAGAGAATCTTATAAAAGGCTTAATAAGCTGTTTTTCACGTGTTCGGGATAACTCTAATATCAAAGTTGTATTATTAACAGGGTATGATAATTATTTTTGCTCAGGAGGTACAAAAGAGGAGTTATTAAAGATTTATACTGGAGAATTGAACTTTAATGACTTGGATTTTTTTCATTTGGCCCTGGATTGTGATGTCCCTGTTGTTTCAGCTATGCAGGGGCATGGAATTGGTGGAGGGCTGGTGTTTGGCATGTATGCGGATATCATCGTAATGGGTAGAGAGAGTGTGTATTCAGCAAATTTTATGAAATATGGTTTTACTCCAGGATTGGGGGCCACGTTGATACTTCCAGAACGGCTGGGGACTTCTTTAGCACATGAGATGATGTTATCTGCGAAAAATTATCAGGGCGGTGAATTGGAGCAAAGAGGCATCCCATTCAAAGTCGTGCCGCGAAAAGAGGTTTTTACAATTGCAATGCAGATGTCTAAAGAGTTGGCTGATAAACCCAGGACATCGCTAATCGCTATGAAAAAACATTTGACTCAGCATCTTCGCGCTCGATTGCCAGAGACCATAAGAGAAGAACTGAAAATGCATGAATTAACATTTCATCAACCAGAAGTGAAAAGCCGTATTGAGGAGCTTTTTGGTTAA
- a CDS encoding enoyl-CoA hydratase/isomerase: MSYQTLKLKEQRLLLRVQLYRPEVQNSLNAILIEELYQVLQIVDQNNEIKIVLIEGLPDVFCTGMDFETITKSDENPGEDLTAQNTNLYYEILKCFSRSEKVIISMVRGKVSAGGIGLVAASDLVIADPTAEFGLSELLFGLVPACVLPFLIRRVGFQAAYRMALTTQSISASRAYEIGLVDDIHENLESQLRKYIIRLSRLESQSVKTLKRYVSQLWIIEAKTQNLAVGQITELLTDPQVRANIRAFVQDGIFPWESKSS, encoded by the coding sequence ATGTCTTATCAAACCTTGAAACTTAAAGAGCAAAGGCTGCTATTGAGGGTCCAGCTTTACCGTCCTGAGGTGCAAAATAGTCTTAATGCGATACTTATTGAGGAACTTTATCAGGTATTACAGATTGTTGATCAGAATAACGAAATAAAGATTGTCTTGATTGAAGGATTACCAGATGTTTTTTGTACTGGAATGGATTTTGAAACAATTACTAAATCTGATGAGAATCCAGGTGAGGATTTAACAGCACAAAATACCAATTTGTATTATGAGATACTCAAATGTTTCAGCCGTAGTGAAAAAGTGATTATCTCGATGGTCCGGGGAAAAGTAAGTGCAGGTGGTATAGGTCTGGTTGCTGCAAGTGACCTGGTAATTGCGGATCCAACTGCAGAATTTGGCCTGTCAGAACTTTTATTTGGACTCGTTCCTGCATGTGTTTTACCTTTTTTGATTCGACGTGTTGGGTTTCAAGCGGCATATCGTATGGCGTTGACAACGCAGTCCATTTCGGCATCAAGGGCCTATGAGATAGGACTTGTGGATGATATTCACGAAAACCTTGAAAGTCAACTTCGTAAATATATTATCCGTTTGTCTCGTTTAGAGTCACAGAGTGTCAAGACATTGAAAAGATACGTTAGTCAATTGTGGATCATTGAGGCAAAGACACAAAATTTAGCTGTTGGACAGATTACGGAATTATTAACTGACCCACAGGTTAGGGCTAATATTAGAGCATTTGTCCAGGATGGAATTTTTCCGTGGGAGAGCAAATCATCTTAG
- a CDS encoding hydroxymethylglutaryl-CoA synthase family protein: MTEVGIEALNVYGGEAFLDVATLAKERNLDMVRFENLLMLQKTVALYYEDSVSFGINAAKPIIDELSEEERSRIELVIVSTESAVDFGKSLSTYVHHYLKLSRHCRLFEIKQACYAGTAAFQMAVGFVLSQTSPGAKALVVSTDISRMFPEMRGLYHEPSGGAGAIAYLVSDQPKVFSLDIGATGYYGYEVMDTCRPTPDHEFGDADLSLLSYLDCCENAFLMYQDRVEGVDYQDTFDYLAFHTPFGGMVKGTHRTMMRKFKKATPSEIEQDFQVRVQPSLSYCQRVGNVMSGTVFLALAGLIDNGDFPTPKRVGVFSYGSGCCSEFYSGVVTSSAKQIQAHRQIGKTLSERYELSMEEYEAMFDYNKVVRFGIKDVVIQKGLLPGVDDHFLGRGRLVLSEIKNFHRKYEWM, from the coding sequence ATGACTGAAGTAGGTATAGAGGCATTAAATGTTTATGGAGGAGAAGCTTTTTTAGATGTTGCAACGTTAGCTAAAGAGCGCAATTTAGATATGGTCCGTTTTGAAAATCTATTAATGCTGCAAAAAACAGTTGCACTTTATTATGAAGATTCTGTTTCTTTTGGAATAAATGCGGCCAAGCCCATTATTGACGAGTTAAGCGAAGAGGAACGCAGCCGCATTGAATTAGTGATTGTGTCTACAGAATCAGCCGTAGATTTTGGCAAATCATTGAGTACATATGTACATCATTATTTAAAATTATCTCGTCACTGCCGTTTGTTTGAAATTAAACAGGCATGTTATGCAGGTACAGCTGCTTTTCAAATGGCTGTTGGTTTTGTGTTATCACAGACGTCCCCTGGTGCGAAAGCCTTGGTAGTCTCTACTGACATCTCGCGTATGTTTCCAGAGATGAGGGGGCTTTATCATGAACCAAGCGGTGGGGCGGGTGCAATTGCATACTTAGTGAGTGATCAACCTAAAGTATTCAGTTTAGACATAGGTGCCACTGGATATTACGGATATGAGGTGATGGATACTTGTCGTCCTACTCCTGACCATGAATTCGGTGATGCGGATTTATCTTTGCTCTCTTATTTGGATTGTTGCGAAAATGCCTTTCTGATGTATCAGGACAGAGTAGAAGGGGTTGATTATCAAGATACTTTTGATTATCTGGCCTTTCATACTCCCTTTGGTGGTATGGTCAAAGGCACACATCGCACCATGATGCGAAAATTTAAAAAGGCAACTCCATCAGAGATTGAACAGGATTTTCAGGTACGGGTACAGCCGTCTCTGAGTTATTGTCAGCGAGTTGGTAATGTGATGAGCGGGACGGTTTTTCTGGCCCTGGCCGGGCTGATTGATAATGGCGACTTTCCTACACCAAAACGAGTAGGTGTTTTTTCATATGGATCAGGGTGTTGTTCAGAATTTTACAGTGGTGTTGTAACATCTTCTGCGAAGCAGATACAGGCGCATCGTCAAATCGGGAAAACCCTGAGTGAACGCTATGAATTGAGCATGGAAGAGTATGAAGCCATGTTTGATTACAATAAGGTAGTCAGATTTGGGATTAAAGATGTGGTTATACAAAAAGGTTTGTTACCAGGTGTGGACGATCACTTCCTGGGCAGAGGTCGGTTGGTGCTTTCAGAAATTAAGAATTTTCATCGTAAGTATGAATGGATGTAG